A DNA window from Daucus carota subsp. sativus chromosome 3, DH1 v3.0, whole genome shotgun sequence contains the following coding sequences:
- the LOC108212741 gene encoding B3 domain-containing protein Os01g0234100-like yields MTAPNKETSHQYMPIEENTPMPVLSADMAVHVGTDAKSTSCKRKRGMDRVTKHSGDPSSTSSIALQEAQKLVQGLPEGSPSFTKLMKSTHVRGSFWLSLPANFCERYLSKCDQKIDLEDEAGQTYQVTYLTKNHAFSGGWRGFVQAHKLSKGDVLIFQQIMPLKFKVIIVRGNDHEEAEGGEEEKDDDEEEALTLLNLSSSEQGLEEEEEEAAAVTLVTLSSSEQDPREMVRTSCQLPAERPTTSTLLICDTDRNLSLNLEKFQTDLRDCDVYDKLPEHLRIKYFELCSSQNKLLHQYLKGKENSIYAAGMIAGVTAVSDSIRSSNLSTPLDRLKDWDRQLEGFEHLGMEVSFIRDRLHRLTSLADNPNREEGSTRIREAISERDIVIDKVVEMNKAIHSLNKEIKRLQDKEMKDRLNYVKEAGASW; encoded by the exons ATGACTGCCCCTAACAAAGAAACCAGCCACCAGTACATGCCCATTGAAGAGAATACACCGATGCCG GTATTATCCGCTGATATGGCTGTCCATGTTGGTACTGATGCTAAAAGTACAAG TTGCAAAAGAAAGAGGGGAATGGACAGAGTAACCAAACATTCCGGAGACCCGAGTAGTACTTCTAGTATTGCTTTGCAAGAAGCTCAAAAGCTTGTCCAGGGATTGCCTGAGGGGTCTCCTAGTTTTACTAAGTTGATGAAGTCAACACATGTTAGGGgaagtttttggttg AGCCTTCCTGCAAACTTTTGTGAAAGATATTTGTCAAAGTGCGATCAAAAGATTGATTTAGAAGATGAAGCTGGTCAAACTTATCAAGTAACATATCTCACAAAGAACCATGCATTTAGTGGTGGATGGAGGGGATTTGTACAGGCACACAAATTATCTAAGGGTGATGTGCTAATATTTCAACAGATCATGCCTCTTAAGTTCAAG GTGATTATTGTCAGAGGCAATGATCATGAAGAAGCAGAAggaggagaagaagaaaaagatgatgatgaagaagaagctCTTACCTTACTCAACTTATCATCTTCAGAACAAGGtctggaagaagaagaagaagaagcagcAGCTGTTACCTTAGTCACCTTATCATCTTCCGAACAAG ACCCTAGAGAAATGGTTAGAACCAGTTGTCAGCTCCCTGCAGAGAGGCCTACTACAAGTACACTCCTGATCTGTGACACTGACAGAAACTTATCTCTCAACCTTGAAAAGTTTCAAACTGATCTGCGGGACTGTGATGTATATGATAAGCTCCCGGAACATCTCAGAATCAAGTACTTTGAGCTCTGCAGTTCCCAGAATAAGCTCCTGCACCAATATCTGAAGGGTAAAGAGAACTCCATATATGCTGCTGGAATGATTGCAGGGGTGACTGCTGTATCTGATTCAATAAGATCCAGCAACCTAAGCACCCCACTTGATAGGCTCAAAGACTGGGACAGACAGTTAGAAGGTTTTGAGCACTTGGGCATGGAGGTCAGCTTTATTCGTGATCGGCTGCACCGACTAACAAGTCTTGCAGATAATCCAAACAGGGAAGAAGGATCGACAAGGATTAGAGAAGCAATAAGCGAGAGAGATATTGTAATAGACAAGGTTGTGGAGATGAATAAGGCCATCCATAGTcttaataaagaaattaaacGTCTCCAGGATAAAGAGATGAAGGATAGACTTAATTACGTTAAAGAAGCTGGAGCATCTTGGTGA